In Aequorivita sp. H23M31, a single window of DNA contains:
- a CDS encoding mevalonate kinase family protein, which yields MHGPLFYSKILLFGEYGIIKDSKGLSIPYNFYKGALKLDKHHTISTHKSNAGLRRFAEYLENLQQEKPEMISFDLESLKADVEAGLYFDSSIPQGYGVGSSGALVAAVYDKYANNKITVLENLTRDKLLQLKAIFSEMESFFHGKSSGLDPLNSYLSLPILINSSDNIEPAGIPSQTANGKGAVFLLDSGNTGETAPMVQIFMENMKQEGFRKMVKDQFVKHTDACVEDFLLGDVKSLFGNIKQLSKVVLDNFKPMIPIEFHKLWKKGIDTNAYYLKLCGSGGGGYMLGFTEDIEKAKKALKNYKLEVVYSF from the coding sequence ATGCACGGTCCTTTATTTTACTCAAAAATTCTTCTTTTCGGTGAATATGGAATTATAAAAGATTCCAAAGGACTTTCCATTCCGTATAATTTTTACAAGGGTGCGTTAAAGCTTGATAAGCACCATACCATCTCTACGCACAAATCGAACGCAGGGTTAAGGCGTTTTGCGGAATATTTGGAAAATTTACAACAGGAAAAACCCGAAATGATTTCCTTCGATCTTGAATCTCTAAAGGCAGATGTTGAGGCCGGTTTATATTTCGATAGCAGCATCCCCCAGGGATATGGCGTAGGAAGCAGTGGGGCTTTGGTAGCAGCGGTTTATGATAAGTATGCCAACAATAAAATTACGGTTTTGGAAAACCTCACTCGTGACAAATTGCTGCAGCTGAAAGCTATATTTTCAGAAATGGAATCTTTTTTTCACGGTAAATCTTCCGGCTTGGATCCGTTAAATAGCTATTTAAGTCTGCCTATTCTTATAAATTCCAGCGATAATATAGAACCTGCAGGAATTCCTTCCCAAACCGCCAATGGTAAGGGAGCTGTTTTTTTGCTGGACAGTGGAAATACAGGTGAAACCGCTCCAATGGTCCAGATATTCATGGAGAATATGAAGCAGGAGGGTTTCCGAAAAATGGTCAAGGATCAGTTCGTAAAACATACGGATGCCTGTGTAGAGGATTTTCTTTTGGGCGACGTAAAATCACTTTTTGGCAATATCAAACAATTGTCGAAGGTGGTTCTGGACAATTTCAAACCAATGATCCCAATTGAATTCCATAAGCTCTGGAAAAAGGGAATTGATACTAATGCATACTACCTTAAATTATGCGGTTCTGGAGGTGGCGGTTATATGCTCGGATTTACCGAAGATATCGAAAAAGCCAAAAAGGCGTTGAAAAATTATAAACTGGAAGTAGTTTATAGCTTTTAA
- a CDS encoding TrmH family RNA methyltransferase, producing MKNRKLKNSELERINADEFKAVEKTPLIIILDNIRSLNNIGSVFRTADAFLIQKIYLCGITAKPPHKDIQKTALGATESVEWEYAEDVMEVVSKLQKEGVFVASIEQAELAVNLNDFSTQQEMTYAIVFGNEVKGVQQKVVSASDVVIEIPQFGTKHSLNIAVSVGVVVWDLYVKLKISG from the coding sequence ATGAAAAACAGAAAATTAAAAAACAGCGAACTTGAACGAATCAATGCGGACGAATTTAAAGCTGTAGAAAAAACTCCCCTTATCATTATCCTCGACAATATTCGTAGTCTGAACAACATCGGTTCTGTGTTTCGTACTGCCGATGCATTTCTGATCCAGAAAATTTATCTCTGCGGAATCACCGCCAAACCACCGCATAAAGACATTCAAAAAACCGCTCTGGGCGCAACAGAAAGTGTAGAATGGGAATATGCTGAAGATGTAATGGAAGTAGTTTCGAAACTTCAAAAGGAAGGAGTTTTTGTCGCTTCTATCGAGCAAGCGGAACTTGCCGTAAACCTTAATGATTTTTCCACACAGCAAGAAATGACCTATGCAATCGTCTTCGGAAATGAGGTAAAAGGAGTGCAACAAAAAGTGGTTTCAGCGAGCGATGTAGTTATCGAAATTCCTCAATTCGGCACCAAACATTCATTGAATATTGCGGTGAGTGTTGGCGTTGTGGTTTGGGATCTTTATGTGAAGTTGAAGATTAGTGGATAG
- a CDS encoding geranylgeranylglycerol-phosphate geranylgeranyltransferase: MFNRKQKLLLLKFFSLFSVVRGYNILIIVIAQYLASIYILAPDLPVRKVLFDVNLLMLVLASSSAIASGYIINSFYDSEKDLINRPRKTMLDRLVSQRTKLSTYFLLNFLSVIFASYVSFKAVLFFSVYIFMLWLYSHKLKKYPFIGNITAAILAVVPFFAIFVHYGNFDIVIFVHATFLFLLIAMRELVKDLENIKGDLTHGYNTIPIVYGEMTSKRMLTILSILTLVPILLLITKFKTEIGYMDFYFYASIAGLVVFLVVLWYSRNKIHYMVLHNILKFAIVLGVFSIVLIHVELLTSRFF; the protein is encoded by the coding sequence ATGTTCAACAGGAAACAAAAACTCTTACTTCTTAAGTTTTTCAGTTTGTTTTCAGTGGTCCGTGGCTATAATATTTTAATCATCGTAATCGCGCAATATCTGGCAAGTATATATATTCTGGCGCCGGACTTGCCCGTGAGAAAAGTTTTGTTTGATGTTAATTTGTTGATGTTGGTACTTGCCTCCTCTTCTGCCATTGCCAGCGGATACATCATCAATAGTTTTTACGACAGCGAAAAGGATCTCATAAACCGTCCCCGAAAAACGATGTTGGACAGATTGGTAAGCCAACGCACAAAACTATCTACATACTTTCTGCTCAATTTCTTGTCCGTTATTTTTGCCAGTTACGTTTCGTTCAAAGCCGTCCTGTTCTTTTCGGTCTATATTTTTATGCTTTGGCTTTATTCCCACAAGCTTAAAAAATATCCCTTTATAGGAAATATAACCGCTGCTATCTTGGCGGTAGTGCCATTTTTTGCAATTTTCGTGCATTACGGAAATTTTGATATCGTAATCTTCGTTCACGCCACCTTCCTGTTTTTGCTTATTGCAATGAGGGAACTGGTGAAGGATTTAGAAAACATAAAAGGCGATCTCACCCACGGATATAATACCATTCCAATTGTATATGGAGAAATGACTTCCAAACGAATGTTGACGATTTTAAGCATTTTGACTTTGGTGCCAATTCTGCTACTTATTACAAAATTTAAGACGGAAATAGGATATATGGATTTTTATTTTTATGCCAGCATCGCGGGCCTAGTTGTATTCTTGGTGGTTTTATGGTATTCCAGAAATAAAATCCATTATATGGTACTTCATAATATTCTGAAGTTTGCAATCGTTCTTGGTGTTTTCAGTATTGTGCTTATCCACGTAGAATTATTGACCAGCCGATTTTTTTAA
- a CDS encoding CHAT domain-containing protein, with translation MRKKYRKNTLLFLFIAFVFFFKGISQERISSVKEIQNLIEGDSLTRARTETQKALTYYRSKKLYDSLYSFIQFEGSFKLNNGDKMKALKKAEILTEEIKKNAHPHFIVEAITELGWIYDDMGQQKKAYDLLESAIPYALKNTEPQSTDLAGVQYRMGYYAAHLGDFPLANNHYQRALRLLKKSGKPDYVFYNQVYNALGGMMWQESKLDSAKYYFQEAVKVLEKTDENDIMNRYYRPALVKLNLSVLWNALGKNQEAISISQEAIAGFQEYINRSTDESRIFKAKGNQCMVMDNMASFYNTIGQHQRSLELLEYSYEQKKKLYDSNNTYLIISLVNLASAKTASRDFEDAAADADEALELLKSSASADLYWQAAALSTRASIYQAMDDVENAAIYFERAEQVYRESMGPNYTKDFLEQLLEHSLFAARNNLREKAISLARETYDFTHTGDFKNTIQEFNHIINLAQVHYILKDYREAEKYSSEALAFSNIRKDVKISPTDSILGQFRKPQALLINAASKYHLSENKNPQLLKSLLEEINKGIAILDHRKKVVNNNDDIAILLAENEELLDFTEKLRLELYQLTQDEKYLDKLISLHESSIYNRIRSRLNLRENLAFQHVPQKLVVRESELKGKLASSLDDSETGDISAFFEASENWDNFLDSLKQQYPKYYKMRYATIEEPINDLQQKIPENTTVIRYIFIEDALYAFVVSSSIKKMIKLNWEKLENGISNLSENNFSVSEISPKLHKLYQVLWFPLESFVKTKNVVIVPDRELFNLSFETLTPEPIKDFKEMATNSLLAKYNISYNFSLLLYKDKNKVANFSSEYIAFAPGFTKKMKEDYKMAIKDSVNLDKTYLTLLPQPFSEDLVKEYSRIFDGEYYINENASKDLFIDRAKEHKIIHIGTHAESNNVSPELSRLIFAKRTDDKQDYDANSLYSYEIYNIDLSSNLAILTACETGKPTYQAGEGMISLAHAFNYAGSESILTSLWEIDEVSSTEIVRRFYENLAKGLPKDEALRNAKLEYIKSARGRTAAPQYWAGLVLIGDTTPIDLDTGISWMWYGAVGIVILLILFLLLQGLKRRKSSEFQEKNSS, from the coding sequence ATGCGGAAAAAATACCGAAAAAATACCCTCCTCTTTCTATTTATAGCGTTTGTTTTTTTCTTTAAGGGGATTTCCCAAGAGAGGATTTCATCCGTCAAAGAAATCCAAAATCTTATTGAAGGGGACTCATTGACGAGGGCCAGGACAGAAACCCAGAAAGCCTTAACCTATTATAGAAGTAAAAAGTTGTATGATAGTCTGTATAGTTTTATCCAATTTGAGGGCAGCTTTAAATTAAATAATGGAGATAAAATGAAGGCCTTGAAAAAGGCAGAAATTCTCACGGAAGAAATTAAAAAAAATGCCCATCCCCATTTCATTGTTGAAGCTATAACCGAACTAGGCTGGATTTACGATGACATGGGCCAACAAAAAAAAGCCTACGATCTTCTGGAATCAGCAATTCCATATGCTCTCAAAAATACAGAACCTCAAAGCACCGACTTGGCTGGTGTACAATATAGAATGGGATATTATGCCGCCCATCTGGGGGATTTCCCCTTGGCAAACAATCACTATCAAAGGGCACTTCGTCTCCTCAAAAAATCGGGAAAGCCCGATTATGTTTTCTACAATCAGGTGTATAATGCCTTGGGCGGAATGATGTGGCAAGAGTCAAAATTGGACAGTGCCAAATATTATTTTCAGGAAGCGGTTAAGGTGTTGGAAAAAACAGATGAAAATGATATTATGAACCGCTACTACCGGCCGGCACTTGTAAAATTGAATTTATCGGTATTATGGAATGCCTTGGGAAAAAATCAGGAAGCCATTTCGATTTCACAAGAAGCCATTGCCGGATTTCAGGAATACATAAACCGCTCAACCGATGAGTCCCGGATCTTTAAAGCAAAGGGAAACCAATGTATGGTAATGGACAATATGGCCTCTTTTTACAATACAATAGGCCAACATCAGCGGTCTTTGGAATTACTTGAATATTCCTATGAACAGAAAAAGAAACTATACGATAGCAACAATACTTATCTCATTATTTCTCTGGTAAATTTAGCCTCTGCAAAAACTGCTTCCCGTGATTTTGAGGATGCTGCTGCAGATGCCGATGAGGCCCTTGAACTTTTAAAATCGAGCGCAAGCGCTGACCTATATTGGCAGGCAGCGGCTCTAAGTACCCGAGCGAGTATTTATCAAGCTATGGATGATGTTGAAAATGCTGCTATTTATTTTGAAAGAGCAGAACAAGTGTATCGGGAATCTATGGGTCCCAATTATACCAAGGATTTCCTAGAGCAACTTTTGGAACATTCTCTTTTTGCTGCAAGGAATAATTTAAGGGAAAAAGCAATCAGTCTGGCCAGGGAAACTTATGATTTTACCCATACAGGAGATTTTAAAAACACCATCCAGGAATTCAACCATATCATAAATCTGGCCCAGGTACATTACATCTTAAAAGATTACAGAGAAGCGGAAAAGTATAGTAGTGAGGCCCTGGCATTCAGCAATATACGAAAAGACGTAAAAATTAGTCCAACTGATTCTATTTTGGGGCAATTCCGGAAACCACAAGCATTGTTGATCAATGCAGCATCAAAATACCATCTTTCGGAAAACAAAAATCCACAGCTATTAAAGTCGCTTTTGGAAGAAATAAACAAGGGAATTGCAATTCTGGACCACCGGAAAAAAGTTGTAAACAATAATGATGACATTGCAATACTTCTCGCAGAAAATGAGGAACTTTTAGATTTCACCGAAAAGTTACGATTGGAACTTTACCAACTTACACAGGATGAAAAGTATCTAGATAAACTGATATCTCTTCACGAATCCAGCATTTATAACCGCATCCGGTCCCGTTTAAATCTTCGGGAAAACCTCGCCTTTCAGCATGTTCCCCAAAAATTGGTTGTACGGGAAAGCGAGCTAAAAGGAAAATTGGCTTCCTCTCTCGACGATTCAGAAACCGGGGATATTTCCGCGTTCTTTGAGGCCTCAGAAAATTGGGATAATTTCCTGGATTCCCTAAAGCAGCAATATCCCAAATATTATAAAATGCGCTATGCCACAATAGAGGAGCCAATTAACGACTTGCAGCAAAAAATTCCTGAAAACACTACGGTAATTCGCTATATATTTATTGAGGACGCATTGTACGCATTTGTAGTTTCTTCCTCAATAAAAAAAATGATAAAACTCAATTGGGAGAAGCTAGAAAATGGCATAAGCAATCTCTCAGAAAATAATTTTTCCGTTTCAGAAATAAGTCCAAAACTCCATAAGCTATATCAAGTACTCTGGTTTCCGTTAGAAAGTTTTGTAAAAACCAAAAATGTTGTTATCGTGCCAGATCGAGAGCTTTTCAATCTTAGCTTTGAAACCCTTACTCCAGAACCGATTAAGGATTTTAAGGAAATGGCCACGAATAGTTTATTGGCTAAATACAACATTTCATACAACTTTAGTTTGCTCCTCTATAAGGACAAAAACAAGGTAGCCAACTTTTCCTCAGAATATATTGCCTTTGCTCCAGGCTTTACGAAAAAGATGAAAGAGGATTACAAAATGGCTATCAAAGATTCTGTAAATCTGGATAAAACTTACCTCACCCTTCTTCCCCAGCCTTTTAGTGAAGACTTGGTAAAAGAATATTCCCGAATTTTTGACGGCGAATACTATATTAATGAAAACGCCAGCAAAGATTTATTTATAGACCGAGCCAAGGAACATAAAATAATCCACATTGGCACCCACGCGGAAAGCAATAATGTAAGTCCGGAATTGAGTAGGCTAATATTTGCGAAAAGAACGGATGACAAACAGGATTATGATGCCAACTCACTTTATTCCTATGAAATTTACAATATAGATTTGTCATCCAATTTGGCGATCCTGACTGCTTGTGAAACGGGGAAACCCACCTACCAAGCGGGAGAAGGAATGATTTCATTGGCGCACGCGTTTAATTATGCGGGCAGTGAGAGTATTTTGACAAGTCTTTGGGAAATAGATGAAGTATCGAGCACCGAGATTGTAAGACGTTTTTATGAAAATCTGGCAAAGGGCCTACCTAAGGATGAAGCTTTGCGAAACGCTAAGCTGGAGTACATTAAGTCCGCCAGGGGCCGGACAGCTGCTCCGCAATACTGGGCAGGACTTGTTCTTATCGGCGACACCACTCCTATTGATTTGGATACCGGTATTTCCTGGATGTGGTACGGAGCGGTTGGAATAGTTATATTGCTGATCCTTTTTCTTCTTTTGCAAGGCTTAAAAAGACGGAAGTCTTCCGAATTTCAAGAAAAAAATTCAAGTTAA